The proteins below come from a single Fodinicola acaciae genomic window:
- a CDS encoding styrene monooxygenase/indole monooxygenase family protein — translation MRRVLIVGAGQCGLQLGLSLLAEGYDVTVMSARTPEEIRGGWPTSTQCMFNLALQSERDYGLNLWEDRVPHVAGLHIALSAPPGQKALDVIGPLDHHGESTDQRLKMAAWLELIEQRGGTVIYQGVTTADLDGLTALGRYDLTIVAAGRGELGALFDRNPSRSPFVSPQRGLAVAYVHGLAPDPMFPQPSVGFNAIPGGFGELFVIPALTLSGPCDILFWEVIPDGPLDLWKERLDPAEHLKRTLELIREYLPWVYERCANVELTDARATLSGRFTPTVRHPVGDLPSGGMVLGAADVVVANDPITGQGSNMAAKCAHAYLQAILAHGDAPFDREWMEETFEKFWIETAVHTTMWTNGMLQPLPEHVQQLLGAASQDQRIARRLANGFSDPTDFQHWFATPEAAKAYLGSLAE, via the coding sequence ATGCGCAGAGTGCTGATCGTCGGCGCCGGACAGTGCGGGCTGCAGTTGGGGCTGAGCCTGCTGGCCGAGGGCTACGACGTGACCGTGATGTCCGCACGTACGCCGGAGGAGATCCGCGGCGGCTGGCCGACCAGCACTCAATGCATGTTCAACCTGGCGCTGCAGAGCGAGCGCGACTATGGCCTGAACCTGTGGGAAGACCGCGTGCCGCACGTGGCCGGCCTGCACATCGCACTTTCCGCGCCGCCTGGGCAAAAAGCGCTCGACGTGATCGGGCCTTTGGACCACCACGGGGAAAGCACCGACCAGCGGCTGAAAATGGCCGCGTGGCTGGAGCTGATCGAGCAGCGCGGCGGCACGGTCATCTATCAGGGCGTGACCACCGCCGACCTGGACGGCCTCACCGCGCTCGGCCGCTATGACCTGACGATCGTGGCCGCCGGCCGCGGCGAGCTCGGCGCGCTCTTCGACCGCAACCCGTCCCGTTCGCCTTTCGTGTCGCCACAACGCGGTCTCGCCGTCGCGTACGTCCACGGCCTCGCACCTGACCCGATGTTTCCGCAGCCGAGCGTGGGTTTCAACGCGATCCCCGGCGGTTTCGGGGAACTGTTCGTGATTCCGGCACTGACATTGTCCGGGCCGTGCGACATCCTGTTCTGGGAAGTGATCCCGGACGGCCCGCTGGACCTCTGGAAGGAACGCCTCGACCCGGCCGAGCATTTGAAACGTACGCTCGAGTTGATCCGCGAATATCTGCCGTGGGTCTACGAAAGGTGCGCCAACGTCGAGCTCACCGACGCACGCGCCACACTCTCCGGCCGGTTCACGCCGACCGTACGCCACCCGGTCGGCGACCTCCCCTCCGGCGGCATGGTCCTCGGCGCCGCCGACGTCGTGGTCGCCAACGACCCCATCACCGGCCAGGGCAGCAACATGGCCGCCAAGTGCGCGCACGCATACCTCCAGGCCATCCTCGCGCACGGCGACGCGCCGTTCGACCGCGAGTGGATGGAGGAGACGTTCGAGAAATTCTGGATCGAGACCGCCGTACACACGACAATGTGGACCAACGGCATGCTGCAGCCGCTGCCCGAGCACGTGCAGCAGCTGCTCGGCGCGGCGTCGCAGGACCAGCGGATCGCGCGGCGGCTGGCCAACGGGTTCTCCGATCCGACCGATTTTCAGCACTGGTTTGCTACGCCGGAGGCGGCGAAGGCGTATCTGGGGTCGCTGGCGGAGTAG
- a CDS encoding GTP-binding protein: MASPRSELPSDQAISAKIVVAGGFGVGKTTLVGSVSEIPPVNTEAWMTQASKRVDALDESSQKTTTTVAMDFGRITIDHDLILYLFGTPGQPRFWFLWDDLCRGAIGALVLVDTRNLEVSFPAVNYFENDSDLPFVVAVNLFDGKLWHDLDAVREALALKPDVPIITVDARQRRSSAQALMEVVTHTLNLRKDAPSDFGVIAGR; encoded by the coding sequence ATGGCCTCGCCGCGCTCTGAGTTACCGTCGGATCAGGCCATCTCCGCGAAAATCGTGGTGGCCGGCGGATTCGGCGTCGGAAAGACGACCCTGGTCGGGTCGGTCAGCGAGATCCCGCCGGTGAACACCGAGGCGTGGATGACCCAGGCCAGCAAACGGGTCGACGCGCTCGACGAGAGCAGCCAGAAGACCACCACCACGGTGGCGATGGACTTCGGCCGCATCACCATCGACCACGACCTGATCCTCTATCTGTTCGGTACGCCGGGACAGCCGCGGTTCTGGTTTCTCTGGGACGACCTGTGCCGCGGTGCGATCGGCGCGCTGGTTTTGGTCGACACTCGCAATCTTGAGGTCTCGTTTCCGGCGGTCAACTACTTCGAGAACGACTCCGACCTGCCGTTCGTGGTGGCGGTGAACCTCTTCGACGGCAAGCTGTGGCACGACCTGGACGCCGTACGCGAGGCGCTGGCGCTCAAACCGGACGTGCCGATCATCACCGTCGACGCACGACAACGCCGGTCGTCGGCGCAGGCCCTGATGGAGGTCGTGACGCACACGCTGAACCTACGTAAGGACGCGCCGAGCGACTTTGGCGTCATCGCCGGACGGTAA
- a CDS encoding DUF742 domain-containing protein has protein sequence MMPNPWVRPYVLTAGRTRTKQRLLVETLVSVPRYDPQVAASLLPESRALYELAGRTMSIAELSAHSKIALGVTRVLIGDLAANHLVAVHATAHSDRDNIIPSLTLERIRNGLAAL, from the coding sequence ATGATGCCGAACCCATGGGTGCGGCCATACGTGCTGACGGCGGGCCGGACCCGTACCAAACAGCGGCTGCTGGTGGAAACCCTGGTGTCGGTGCCGCGCTATGACCCGCAGGTCGCCGCGTCGCTGCTGCCGGAGTCGCGAGCGCTGTACGAGCTCGCCGGCCGTACCATGTCCATTGCTGAGTTGTCCGCGCATTCCAAGATTGCGCTGGGGGTGACCAGGGTGCTGATCGGTGACCTCGCCGCCAACCACTTGGTCGCCGTACACGCCACCGCGCATTCCGACCGGGACAACATCATTCCCAGCCTGACCCTGGAGAGAATTCGCAATGGCCTCGCCGCGCTCTGA
- a CDS encoding roadblock/LC7 domain-containing protein, whose protein sequence is MTRAAPSGQRPRNPREFAWLLTNFASSTAGVSHALLVSSDGLPLIAAGRMSRDVADPLAAMTSGMLSLGNNIAALIGQHSCDQIMLRFPSGHFLFMNISTLAGLAVLTEEGANLSVVAFQMAQLVDSVGHVLTPQLRDDLRRMSTSQATNG, encoded by the coding sequence ATGACCAGGGCCGCGCCATCCGGCCAGCGTCCCCGCAACCCGCGGGAGTTTGCCTGGCTGCTGACCAATTTCGCCAGCTCCACCGCCGGCGTGTCGCACGCGCTGCTGGTCTCCTCCGACGGCCTGCCGCTGATCGCCGCCGGCCGGATGTCGCGCGACGTGGCCGACCCGCTGGCCGCGATGACCAGCGGCATGCTGAGCCTGGGCAACAACATCGCGGCGCTGATCGGACAGCACAGCTGTGACCAGATCATGCTGCGGTTTCCCAGCGGCCACTTCCTTTTCATGAACATCTCCACGCTGGCCGGCCTGGCCGTACTGACCGAGGAAGGAGCCAACCTGAGCGTGGTCGCCTTCCAGATGGCGCAGCTGGTGGACAGCGTCGGTCACGTGCTCACTCCGCAGCTGAGAGACGATCTCCGGCGGATGTCGACAAGTCAAGCCACGAATGGCTAG
- a CDS encoding sensor histidine kinase — translation MVSRWRQRLARRLDPAAQSVQQQPAPEPAQLERPEPSAWPIVCHQFALRMLSLVEQLRPEMDHLELHEDDAATLERLYRVDHGITRLRRVAGYLQILSGADDEQLTGYRSSLVDVIREAESAIEHYKRVNIGRVAELGVVEYAAKDVAWLVAALIDNATAYSPAAVVVSAHLLDNGGIMMRIEDSGIGIDPRRVENLNAVLAGAVPDVTDDIARHTGFPIIHRLARKHGIRVRLASRPGAGGGTVAMVLLPPELLCEMPPEFPAAAGQGRHREASWPRGVPSAPELHGAHLSLIQRPSGGRTAPPETALPRPELAPRSSRPSSTPSAQPSAQPQPRLAPQSPLPAVATPDNPAQTTKSGLPRRESQSLRTTSPLPAPLADGPSDVDYGDDPVELGGGGEQPSVRPAPRPQARSFAEDLDSFTAGVNAARQRSAPPVADQPDSIPEGQPR, via the coding sequence GTGGTGAGCCGGTGGCGGCAGCGGCTGGCGCGCCGGCTGGATCCGGCGGCGCAGTCGGTCCAGCAGCAACCGGCTCCCGAGCCGGCTCAGCTGGAGCGACCGGAGCCGTCGGCCTGGCCGATCGTGTGCCACCAGTTCGCGTTGCGGATGCTCAGCCTGGTCGAGCAGCTGCGGCCGGAGATGGATCACCTGGAACTGCACGAGGACGACGCGGCCACCCTGGAACGGCTCTATCGCGTCGACCACGGCATCACCCGGCTGCGCCGGGTCGCCGGTTACCTGCAGATCCTGTCCGGCGCCGACGACGAGCAGCTGACCGGCTACCGGTCGTCGCTGGTGGATGTCATACGTGAAGCCGAATCCGCCATCGAGCACTACAAACGCGTCAACATCGGCCGGGTCGCCGAGCTCGGCGTGGTCGAATACGCCGCCAAGGACGTGGCCTGGCTGGTCGCCGCGCTGATCGACAACGCCACCGCGTACTCGCCGGCCGCCGTCGTGGTCAGCGCGCATCTGCTGGACAACGGCGGCATCATGATGCGGATCGAGGACTCCGGCATCGGGATCGACCCGCGACGGGTGGAAAATCTCAACGCCGTGCTGGCCGGCGCGGTGCCGGACGTGACCGACGACATCGCGCGGCACACTGGCTTTCCGATCATCCACCGGCTCGCCCGCAAGCACGGCATCCGGGTACGGCTGGCGTCCCGGCCAGGTGCCGGCGGCGGCACCGTCGCAATGGTGTTGCTGCCACCGGAACTGCTGTGCGAGATGCCGCCGGAGTTTCCGGCCGCGGCCGGCCAGGGCCGGCACCGCGAGGCGAGCTGGCCGCGCGGCGTACCGTCCGCTCCTGAGCTGCACGGTGCGCATCTTTCGTTGATCCAGCGGCCTTCCGGCGGCCGCACCGCACCGCCGGAGACGGCGTTGCCGCGACCGGAGCTGGCACCGCGCTCGAGCCGGCCGTCGTCCACACCATCCGCACAGCCGTCCGCACAGCCGCAGCCGAGGCTGGCGCCGCAGAGTCCGCTGCCGGCGGTCGCCACGCCGGACAATCCAGCGCAGACCACGAAATCCGGCCTGCCGCGGCGGGAAAGCCAGAGCCTGCGTACGACCTCACCGTTGCCCGCCCCGCTGGCCGACGGACCGTCCGATGTGGACTATGGCGACGATCCGGTCGAGCTCGGCGGCGGTGGCGAGCAGCCGAGCGTACGACCGGCACCGCGGCCGCAGGCCCGGTCCTTCGCCGAGGATCTGGACTCCTTCACCGCCGGCGTCAACGCGGCGCGGCAGCGGTCGGCCCCGCCGGTCGCCGACCAGCCGGACTCCATACCCGAGGGACAACCGCGATGA
- the selB gene encoding selenocysteine-specific translation elongation factor, giving the protein MQVIATAGHVDHGKSTLVRALTGMEPDRWDEERRRGLTIGLGFAWTELDGAEIAFVDVPGHEKFVPTMLAGVGPVPAAMIVVAADAGWMPQSAEHLAALDALGVHSGLLVVSRADLADPEPARRQATEIIARTSLRQVSSVAVSAVTGAGLDDLRSAISALVKALPPADADADVRLWIDRSFTLRGAGTVVTGTLAAGRLHAGDELVIASTGQPVKIRGLHALGRARDEVAATARVAVNLRGVERHQVPAGDALVSPDAWLVNEVVEVAVATDGLPARLMLHIGSAAVPVRVRTLGKHAARLTLARGLPLRYGDRVLLREPGRHQIAAGATVVALAPPPLRRRGAAAARADHLASARSPEAASLLAIRDRGFVTPADLRRAGLPPAGENIAGWQADPDRLAELAGRMPRLLSAWQTENPLSAGMPADALRHRLALPDRDILAALVDRAGLRLGHGVVTSPTNPGNALPAAISAAVAQLRDHLLTSPFDAPDGQRLADLGLGPAQLAAAARTGQLLRLTGGVVLLPDAPREAVRLLAKLPQPFTMSAARQALGTSRRVAMPLLEFLDRHGSTERLLDDRRRVRQVDLDDS; this is encoded by the coding sequence ATGCAGGTCATCGCGACCGCCGGCCACGTCGACCACGGCAAGTCGACGCTGGTACGCGCGCTCACCGGGATGGAGCCGGACCGCTGGGACGAGGAACGGCGGCGCGGACTGACCATCGGCCTGGGTTTCGCCTGGACCGAGCTGGACGGCGCCGAGATCGCCTTCGTCGACGTGCCGGGACACGAAAAGTTCGTGCCGACGATGCTGGCCGGCGTCGGACCGGTGCCGGCGGCGATGATCGTGGTGGCCGCCGACGCCGGCTGGATGCCGCAGTCCGCCGAGCACCTGGCCGCGTTGGACGCGCTCGGTGTCCACAGTGGACTGTTGGTGGTCAGCCGCGCCGACCTGGCCGATCCGGAGCCGGCACGCCGGCAGGCCACCGAGATCATCGCGCGTACGAGCCTGCGCCAGGTCTCCTCCGTCGCGGTCAGCGCGGTCACCGGCGCGGGCCTGGACGACCTGCGATCGGCGATTTCCGCGCTGGTCAAGGCATTGCCGCCAGCCGACGCCGACGCCGACGTGCGCCTCTGGATCGACCGATCCTTCACCCTGCGCGGCGCCGGCACGGTGGTGACCGGCACGCTCGCCGCCGGCCGGCTGCACGCCGGCGACGAGCTGGTCATCGCCTCCACCGGCCAGCCGGTCAAAATCCGCGGCCTGCACGCACTTGGCAGGGCTCGCGACGAAGTCGCCGCAACGGCTCGCGTCGCGGTCAACCTGCGCGGCGTCGAGCGCCACCAGGTGCCGGCCGGAGACGCGCTGGTCAGTCCGGATGCCTGGCTGGTCAACGAAGTCGTCGAGGTGGCCGTGGCGACCGACGGACTGCCGGCCCGGCTGATGCTGCACATCGGCTCGGCCGCGGTGCCGGTCCGCGTGCGTACGCTGGGAAAACACGCGGCGCGGCTGACGCTCGCGCGAGGATTGCCGCTGCGCTATGGAGATCGCGTGCTGCTCCGCGAACCCGGCCGGCACCAGATCGCCGCCGGCGCGACCGTCGTGGCACTCGCGCCGCCGCCGTTACGCCGTCGTGGTGCCGCGGCCGCGCGCGCCGATCACCTTGCCAGCGCACGAAGTCCGGAAGCGGCCAGCCTGCTGGCGATCCGCGACCGCGGCTTTGTGACACCGGCCGACCTGCGCCGCGCCGGCCTGCCGCCGGCTGGCGAGAACATCGCCGGCTGGCAGGCCGACCCCGACCGGCTGGCCGAGCTGGCCGGCCGGATGCCGCGGCTGTTGTCGGCCTGGCAGACCGAAAACCCGCTGTCCGCCGGCATGCCGGCGGATGCGCTCCGGCACCGGTTGGCGTTGCCTGATCGCGACATCCTCGCCGCCTTGGTGGACCGCGCCGGCCTGCGGCTCGGGCACGGTGTGGTCACGTCGCCGACCAACCCGGGAAATGCTTTACCCGCAGCGATATCCGCGGCCGTGGCGCAGCTCCGCGACCACCTGCTGACCAGTCCTTTCGACGCACCGGACGGACAGCGGCTGGCCGATCTGGGTCTCGGTCCGGCACAGCTGGCGGCGGCGGCTCGCACCGGTCAGCTGCTCCGGCTGACCGGCGGCGTGGTGCTGCTGCCGGACGCGCCGCGTGAGGCCGTACGGTTGCTGGCGAAACTGCCACAGCCGTTCACCATGAGCGCGGCACGACAGGCACTCGGGACCAGCCGCCGAGTGGCCATGCCACTGCTGGAATTCCTGGACCGGCACGGCAGCACCGAACGTCTTCTGGACGATCGCCGGCGGGTCCGTCAAGTTGATCTTGACGACTCGTAG
- the selA gene encoding L-seryl-tRNA(Sec) selenium transferase has product MTDARRQIPRTDMLLADPRLVAAAERIGYQLVKTAVAAAQQAARDGTIAPESIVDTVVRSLPERATSLRPVVNATGILVHTNLGRAPLSSAAIEAIVGAAGVTDVEFDLGAGQRARRGRSAVEALADAVPTAEAAHVVNNNAAALLLVALALAGDGREIVISRGELVEIGDGFRIPELLASTGAVLREVGATNRTRLADYADVIGENTAFILKVHPSNFIVSGFTREVGVRELAGLGVPVVADIGSGLLKPHPLLPDEPDATTSLAEGATLVTASGDKLLGGPQAGLMLGKTELVERLRRHPAARALRVDKLTLAALEATLRGPLPPVRAMLATPTRDLLARAEKIAAELRNAGIAATSVESEAAVGGGGAPGVRLPSAAVSLPPEYAAKLRKTSRPIVGRTERNQCLLDLFAVDPEQDADLVRAVREAG; this is encoded by the coding sequence ATGACCGACGCGAGGCGGCAGATCCCGCGCACCGACATGCTGCTCGCCGACCCGCGGCTGGTCGCGGCGGCCGAGCGGATCGGTTACCAGCTGGTGAAAACGGCGGTCGCCGCGGCACAACAGGCAGCCAGAGACGGCACGATCGCACCGGAGTCCATTGTGGACACCGTCGTACGGTCACTGCCGGAGCGCGCCACCAGCCTGCGGCCGGTCGTCAACGCGACCGGCATTCTCGTCCACACCAACCTCGGCCGCGCGCCGCTGTCGTCGGCCGCCATCGAGGCGATCGTCGGAGCCGCCGGTGTCACCGACGTCGAGTTCGATCTCGGCGCGGGACAACGCGCACGACGTGGACGCAGCGCCGTCGAAGCACTCGCCGACGCCGTGCCAACCGCCGAAGCGGCGCACGTCGTCAACAACAATGCGGCGGCGCTGCTGCTGGTCGCACTCGCTTTGGCCGGTGACGGCAGGGAAATCGTGATCAGCCGTGGCGAGCTGGTGGAGATCGGCGACGGGTTCCGCATCCCGGAGTTGCTGGCCTCGACCGGCGCGGTGTTGCGCGAGGTCGGCGCCACCAACCGCACGCGGCTGGCCGATTACGCCGACGTCATCGGCGAGAACACCGCGTTCATCCTGAAAGTGCATCCGTCCAACTTCATCGTCAGCGGATTCACCAGAGAAGTCGGCGTACGCGAGCTGGCCGGTCTCGGCGTGCCGGTGGTCGCCGACATCGGGTCCGGCCTGCTCAAGCCGCATCCGCTCCTGCCCGACGAGCCGGACGCCACCACCAGCCTCGCCGAAGGCGCGACACTGGTCACCGCCAGCGGCGACAAGCTGCTCGGCGGGCCGCAAGCCGGCCTGATGCTGGGAAAAACCGAGCTCGTCGAACGGCTTCGCCGCCACCCGGCGGCCCGGGCGCTGCGCGTCGACAAGCTCACCTTGGCGGCACTGGAGGCGACATTGCGCGGTCCGTTGCCGCCAGTACGTGCGATGCTCGCCACCCCCACGCGGGATTTGTTGGCCAGAGCCGAAAAGATCGCCGCCGAGCTGCGAAACGCCGGCATAGCCGCGACATCCGTGGAGTCCGAGGCGGCGGTCGGCGGCGGCGGCGCGCCCGGCGTACGGCTGCCGAGTGCGGCGGTCAGCCTGCCGCCGGAATACGCCGCGAAACTACGGAAAACCAGCCGTCCGATCGTTGGCCGCACCGAGCGTAACCAGTGCCTGCTCGATCTTTTCGCGGTGGATCCAGAACAAGACGCCGACCTGGTGCGCGCGGTCAGAGAAGCCGGCTGA
- the selD gene encoding selenide, water dikinase SelD, with protein sequence MTASPAVHRLTQYAHGGGCACKIPPGELEAVVAGLTGSMADPGRTVGDLLVGLEDGDDAAVVRLRDDLAVIATTDFFTPVVDDAYDWGRIAAANALSDVYAMGGRPVVAVNLLAWPREVLPFELAAETLRGGLDVASQAGCHVAGGHSVDDPEPKYGMAVTGIGDPDHLIRNDAGRPGVPLSLTKPLGIGVLNSRHKATGERFPHAIEAMTTLNEKAAQAAVAAGITAGTDVTGFGLLGHLYKLARASGVTAIIDSASIPYLSGAREALADGFVSGGTRRNLDWVRPHVDLSTVDESEALLLADAQTSGGLLLAGEVPGAPVIGELVERQEFVVVVR encoded by the coding sequence ATGACGGCCTCTCCAGCGGTGCACCGGTTGACGCAGTACGCGCACGGCGGCGGCTGTGCCTGCAAAATCCCGCCCGGTGAGCTGGAGGCGGTGGTCGCCGGCCTCACCGGCTCGATGGCCGACCCTGGCCGCACTGTCGGCGACCTGCTGGTGGGGCTTGAGGACGGCGACGACGCGGCGGTCGTACGCCTGCGGGACGATCTTGCGGTCATCGCGACCACCGACTTCTTCACGCCGGTCGTCGACGACGCGTACGACTGGGGCCGGATCGCCGCCGCGAACGCGCTCTCCGACGTCTACGCGATGGGCGGCCGGCCGGTCGTCGCCGTCAACCTGCTGGCCTGGCCGCGCGAGGTGCTGCCGTTCGAACTGGCCGCCGAGACACTGCGCGGCGGTCTCGACGTGGCCAGCCAGGCCGGCTGTCACGTCGCCGGCGGCCACAGCGTCGATGATCCGGAGCCAAAATACGGTATGGCGGTGACCGGCATCGGTGACCCCGATCACCTGATCCGCAACGACGCCGGCCGCCCCGGCGTGCCACTGTCGCTGACGAAACCGCTCGGCATCGGCGTACTCAACAGCCGCCACAAGGCAACCGGCGAGCGCTTTCCACACGCCATCGAGGCGATGACCACCCTCAACGAAAAAGCCGCCCAAGCCGCCGTGGCCGCCGGCATCACCGCCGGCACCGACGTCACCGGTTTCGGCCTGCTCGGCCACCTTTACAAGCTCGCACGCGCCTCCGGCGTCACCGCCATCATCGACTCCGCGTCCATACCCTATTTGTCGGGCGCCCGCGAGGCCCTTGCCGACGGTTTCGTCAGCGGCGGCACCCGCCGAAACCTCGACTGGGTCCGCCCGCACGTCGATCTGTCCACAGTGGACGAATCGGAGGCGCTGTTGCTGGCTGATGCTCAGACGTCTGGGGGGTTGCTGTTGGCGGGGGAGGTGCCCGGTGCGCCGGTGATCGGGGAACTGGTTGAGAGGCAGGAGTTTGTCGTGGTCGTACGGTAG
- a CDS encoding UxaA family hydrolase produces the protein MELIQLRDTDDVAIANTDLPAGREASSGSRTVTTRQDVPRGHKVAVRPVPAGAAVHRYGQVIGFAGRNIAAGEHVHLHNLEYREFDRAYEFSVDAREEEILPVERQATFQGYRRSDGRVGTRNYLGVLTSVNCSATAAKHIARQMQFSGVLDDFPHVDGVVALTHGTGCGMAPDGEGIGVLRRVMRGYLSHPNFAGFLVLGLGCEDNQIVKLTGEAVLRPDLPVVSATIQELGGTAKTVREGVARLTDMLPDANRARRETTPASELILGTNCGGSDSYSGLTANPALGAAVDLLVRHGGTGIVGETPEIYGTEHLLVRRAANREVGEKLLRRIDWWKDYTAKNGGSMDNNPSPGNKAGGLTTILEKSLGAVAKGGTTTLREVVEYAESVTSKGFVFMDTPGYDPVSVTGIVAGGANIVCFTTGRGSAFGCKPVPSLKLATNTPLYEHMSEDMDINCGGIVDGGQTVEAVGREIFERVLRVASGEATKSEALDYGDEEFVPWHLGTVM, from the coding sequence GTGGAACTCATCCAGTTGCGGGACACCGACGACGTCGCCATCGCCAACACCGACCTGCCGGCCGGTCGCGAGGCCAGCAGCGGCAGCCGTACGGTCACCACGCGCCAGGACGTGCCGCGCGGCCACAAAGTCGCGGTCCGGCCGGTGCCGGCCGGCGCGGCCGTACACCGCTATGGCCAGGTGATCGGTTTCGCTGGCCGGAACATCGCCGCCGGTGAGCACGTACACCTGCACAATCTGGAATATCGCGAGTTCGACCGGGCGTACGAGTTTTCCGTGGACGCGCGCGAAGAGGAGATCCTGCCGGTCGAGCGGCAGGCCACTTTCCAGGGCTATCGCCGGTCCGACGGCCGGGTCGGCACGCGCAACTATCTGGGCGTGCTCACCAGCGTGAACTGTTCGGCCACAGCGGCCAAACACATCGCGCGGCAGATGCAGTTTTCCGGCGTACTCGACGACTTTCCGCACGTGGACGGCGTCGTCGCGCTGACCCACGGCACCGGCTGCGGGATGGCACCTGACGGCGAGGGCATCGGCGTGCTCCGCCGGGTCATGCGCGGCTATCTCAGCCACCCCAACTTCGCCGGTTTTCTGGTGCTGGGGCTGGGATGTGAGGACAACCAGATCGTCAAGCTGACCGGTGAGGCGGTGCTGCGGCCGGACCTGCCGGTCGTCTCGGCCACCATCCAGGAGCTTGGCGGCACCGCGAAAACCGTACGCGAAGGCGTGGCGCGGCTGACCGACATGCTGCCGGACGCCAACCGCGCGCGCCGTGAGACGACGCCGGCCAGTGAGCTGATCCTCGGCACCAACTGCGGCGGCTCGGACTCGTACTCCGGCCTCACCGCCAACCCCGCACTCGGCGCCGCCGTCGACCTGCTCGTACGCCACGGCGGCACCGGAATCGTCGGCGAAACCCCGGAAATCTACGGCACCGAACACCTGCTCGTACGCCGCGCCGCCAACCGCGAGGTCGGTGAGAAACTGCTGCGGCGTATCGACTGGTGGAAGGACTACACCGCCAAGAACGGCGGGTCGATGGACAACAATCCGTCTCCTGGCAACAAAGCCGGCGGCCTGACCACCATCCTGGAGAAATCTCTCGGCGCAGTCGCCAAAGGCGGCACCACGACACTGCGCGAGGTTGTCGAATACGCGGAATCGGTGACCAGCAAGGGGTTCGTCTTCATGGACACCCCCGGCTACGATCCGGTCTCGGTCACCGGCATCGTCGCCGGCGGCGCCAACATCGTCTGCTTCACCACCGGCCGCGGCTCCGCCTTCGGCTGCAAACCCGTCCCCAGCCTCAAACTCGCCACCAACACGCCGCTTTATGAGCACATGAGCGAGGACATGGACATCAACTGTGGTGGGATTGTCGACGGTGGTCAGACTGTGGAGGCGGTTGGCCGGGAGATATTTGAGCGAGTGTTGAGGGTCGCGTCGGGTGAGGCGACCAAGAGTGAAGCTCTTGATTATGGGGACGAGGAATTCGTTCCCTGGCATCTTGGGACGGTTATGTAG
- a CDS encoding GH25 family lysozyme, whose product MHGIFSQKPGRGWKRLTYAAVSAIAAVGLALVTVTPASAAQPLGPGNEGMNGPRPTTKSAQPMIVPAGIPGIDVSHYQGTINWSSVRAAGIQFAYIKATESTNYKDPTFNANYVNAYNAGVIRGAYHFGRPGASSGAAQANYFASNGGAWSADNLTLPGALDLEAGCAGLSQSAMVNWIRDFYNTYKTRTGRDVVIYTAAGWWSSCTGNSSAFRPLTPLWVASWTSASSPTIPGGFGGYTFWQYTSTGSVSGIGGNVDRDVFNGSRDRLLALANNTP is encoded by the coding sequence ATGCACGGAATTTTCAGCCAAAAACCCGGTCGAGGCTGGAAACGGTTGACGTACGCGGCGGTTTCCGCTATCGCCGCCGTCGGTCTGGCGCTGGTGACAGTAACGCCGGCATCGGCCGCGCAGCCACTCGGTCCCGGCAACGAAGGCATGAACGGTCCGCGTCCGACCACCAAGTCCGCGCAGCCGATGATCGTCCCGGCCGGCATCCCCGGCATCGACGTGTCCCACTACCAAGGCACGATCAACTGGAGCTCGGTGCGCGCCGCCGGCATCCAGTTCGCCTACATCAAGGCGACCGAGTCGACCAACTACAAGGACCCGACGTTCAACGCCAACTACGTCAACGCGTACAACGCCGGCGTGATCCGCGGTGCGTACCACTTCGGCCGGCCGGGGGCCTCCAGTGGCGCGGCGCAGGCCAACTACTTCGCCTCCAACGGCGGCGCGTGGAGTGCGGACAACCTGACGTTGCCTGGCGCGCTCGACCTGGAGGCCGGCTGCGCCGGCCTCAGCCAGTCGGCGATGGTCAACTGGATCCGCGACTTCTACAACACCTACAAGACGCGGACCGGCCGTGACGTGGTGATCTACACCGCGGCTGGCTGGTGGAGCTCGTGCACCGGCAACTCCAGCGCGTTCCGGCCGCTCACCCCGCTGTGGGTCGCCAGCTGGACTTCGGCCAGCAGCCCCACCATCCCCGGTGGCTTCGGCGGCTACACCTTCTGGCAGTACACCAGCACCGGCTCGGTCAGCGGCATCGGCGGCAACGTCGACCGCGACGTGTTCAACGGCAGCCGCGACCGCCTGCTCGCGCTCGCCAACAACACCCCCTGA